A part of Sander vitreus isolate 19-12246 chromosome 8, sanVit1, whole genome shotgun sequence genomic DNA contains:
- the LOC144521618 gene encoding monocarboxylate transporter 2, whose amino-acid sequence MWQINMDSPVMAQKARVFVAPAEAPDGGYARFILLSCFLVFGLTYGVIKAFGVFYVEIHRHFETTATGTSWITSIAVATLHFLAPVASALSARYSHRSVVIMGGLMCGVGVVFGSFARNLNELYLTMGFLNGFGYAMTWPPTVTMLGLYFEKRRPMANALASSGECVLTFVLTPLLQLLIDSYSWRGALLILGGLQLNLCVCGMLLRPLKATRYVTCEVKAEEEGLSQELLPKDDSEQSKPSFLDAEELRVSDGSDHGTIKAFLEDPEEIPNSTMKVQDSNNRTKRAELRSKILRYVDYTLITNAKFMVYSMFGVFAALGFFAPGLFLIPYARSKGIEEYQAAALMSISAVLDLFGRVFFGWLANLRLVEMVLQLTATMILLGTVLLFCPLASSYLELAAFSAAYGLMYGAAVAIHITMLAEIVGVNRLGSALGFFLLIRSSGGLLGPPIAGFFIDKMSDYGTGFLMAGVSLIISALFLLLLHQMNRRGQGSSTNNHHMHTDNMGQSDRAEAKELNMT is encoded by the exons ATGTGGCAGATCAACATGGACTCCCCAGTCATGGCTCAGAAGGCGAGGGTATTTGTGGCACCAGCGGAAGCCCCTGATGGTGGCTACGCTCGGTTTATCCTGCTCTCCTGCTTCCTGGTCTTTGGCCTGACCTATGGGGTCATTAAGGCCTTTGGTGTATTCTACGTTGAGATACACAGACACTTTGAAACCACAGCAACAGGAACATCTTGGATTACCTCTATTGCTGTGGCTACCCTTCACTTCTTGG CTCCTGTAGCATCTGCTTTGAGTGCTCGCTACAGCCATCGCTCTGTAGTAATAATGGGAGGACTGATGTGCGGTGTAGGAGTCGTGTTTGGGTCTTTCGCTCGTAACCTGAATGAACTCTACTTGACAATGGGGTTCCTGAATG GTTTTGGCTATGCAATGACTTGGCCTCCCACAGTGACCATGCTGGGCTTGTACTTTGAGAAGAGGCGCCCAATGGCAAACGCCTTGGCCAGCTCTGGAGAGTGCGTCCTTACCTTTGTCCTCACACCCCTATTACAGCTGTTGATTGACAGCTACTCCTGGAGGGGTGCTTTGCTAATCCTGGGGGGTCTGCAACttaacctctgtgtgtgtgggatgcTGCTGAGGCCCCTAAAAGCCACCAGATACGTGACTTGTGAGGTCAAAGCAGAGGAGGAAGGCTTGTCCCAGGAATTGCTACCAAAAGACGACTCGGAGCAGAGCAAACCAAGCTTTCTAGATGCAGAGGAGCTGAGAGTATCTGATGGTTCTGATCACGGGACAATCAAGGCATTTCTTGAGGACCCTGAAGAAATACCTAATTCAACCATGAAAGTACAAGACTCAAACAACAGGACTAAGAGGGCTGAACTAAGGTCCAAAATCCTTCGCTACGTAGACTATACCCTCATCACCAATGCGAAATTCATGGTTTACTCAATGTTTGGGGTATTTGCTGCACTGGGTTTCTTTGCCCCAGGTCTGTTCCTTATTCCATATGCTCGTAGTAAGGGGATTGAGGAGTACCAGGCAGCTGCACTCATGTCCATCTCTGCAGTGTTGGACCTGTTTGGAAGGGTGTTCTTTGGCTGGTTGGCAAACTTGAGACTGGTGGAGATG GTGCTGCAGCTGACAGCAACTATGATTCTGCTGGGTACTGTGTTGCTCTTCTGCCCGCTGGCCTCTTCTTACTTAGAACTGGCTGCTTTCAGCGCAGCATATGGCCTGATGTACGGTGCTGCAGTCGCCATCCACATCACCATGCTGGCTGAGATTGTGGGCGTCAATAGGCTTGGAAGTGCGTTGGGCTTCTTCTTGCTCATACGCAGTAGCGGAGGCCTGCTTGGACCACCCATTGCTG GGTTCTTTATTGACAAGATGAGTGATTACGGAACAGGTTTCCTCATGGCAGGAGTGTCTCTCATCATCTCTGCTCtgttcctgctcctcctccatcAGATGAACCGCAGGGGTCAGGGCTCATCTACCAACAACCACCATATGCATACAGACAATATGGGACAAAGCGACAGAGCTGAAGCCAAAGAGCTaaacatgacatga